In one window of Solanum pennellii chromosome 2, SPENNV200 DNA:
- the LOC107009609 gene encoding kinesin-like protein KIN-7E isoform X2, translating into MEDREESIYVSARLRTLNEKERNDVADWECVNDTTIIYNNVNSSPMYPSVYTFDRVFSSDCSTRQVYEEAAKEVALSVVKGFNSSVLAYGQTSSGKTYTMTGITEYAIADIYEYVHKHTERDFVLKFSAMEIYNESVRDLLSEDNTPLRLLDDPERGTVIEKLTEETLRDWNHVIHLLSICEAQRQIGETSLNETSSRSHQIIRLTIESSAGENIGRDNDLSTLLATVNFVDLAGSERASQSLSAGTRLKEGCHINRSLLTLGTVIRKLSKDRTGHIPFRDSKLTRILQPSLGGNGRTAIICTICPARSHVDQTRNTLLFASCAKEVTTNAQANIVMSDKTLVKHLQRELARLESELRYPRACIFPSDYEALLQEKDHQIQQLEKEIKDLILQRDIAQSQVKDLLKLLGDDVIQVDFGHYPNLRVKRSPDYQSPMQQISILRDTRYVDVGVRARSIGHSREVRCVETDDSSMKGTQVFNCSLPEENGGFPALLNIINGERTNHGTISHLENGHRRSVTSPYKENGESKSSYFKEDRETVSSSFFEEGRKSNRDTMSFPLGVKQDLESPKFKDNKKAVPLLLNEEKKSVCVHSSNAPPEKLSSSCDLKDDLSCNRNWKLCKSTSCKASIITDRYSPCSEESKRADVNCSSRNGSTNIELEVPKRKPLTDEEINNADAACNARTKKMDELQHKTGVKDCPAQEAEPEHDTSSKSVRDAEPAEDDYKSRYSWPSEFKRLQKEIIELWHACNVSLAHRSYFFLLFQGDSTDAIYMEVEIRRLTSLKDAFSRGEKTVASGRTLSLEGSKKDIRDERRILSKQMEKKLSEAEREGLYVKWGILINSKRRRLQLAEKLWSKTDDLNHIADSAYLVAKLAGFMEPGKGPKEMFGLDFPGSNTSYSFKTGLKSLL; encoded by the exons atggaggaTCGTGAAGAAAGTATTTATGTATCGGCGAGGTTAAGGACATTgaatgaaaaagagagaaatgaTGTTGCAGATTGGGAATGTGTGAATGATACAACTATTATCTACAACAATGTTAACTCTTCACCAATGTATCCTTCTGTATATACCTTTG aCAGGGTATTTAGCAGTGATTGTTCGACAAGACAGGTGTATGAAGAAGCAGCTAAAGAAGTTGCTCTTTCGGTTGTTAAAGGATTCAATT CAAGTGTTCTCGCCTATGGACAAACAAGCAGTGGAAAGACATATACTATGACTGGAATAACTGAATATGCTATTGCAGATATCTACGAGTACGTGCACAAG CACACAGAAAGAGACTTTGTTTTGAAGTTTTCTGCTATGGAGATATACAATGAATCTGTCCGAGATCTCCTTAGTGAAGATAACACTCCACTCCGACTTCTAGATGATCCAGAG AGAGGGACTGTTATTGAGAAACTCACCGAGGAAACATTGAGGGACTGGAACCATGTGATTCATCTCCTTTCTATTTGTGAAG CTCAGAGACAGATTGGGGAGACTTCCTTGAACGAAACAAGCTCTAGATCTCACCAAATCATCAGACTG ACAATTGAAAGTTCTGCTGGTGAGAACATAGGCAGGGACAACGATTTGAGTACCCTTTTAGCTACTGTG AATTTTGTCGATTTGGCTGGAAGTGAGCGGGCATCTCAGTCATTGTCAGCTGGTACAAGGCTGAAAGAAGGCTGTCACATAAACCGCAGTTTACTGACCCTTGGCACTGTTATTCGTAAGCTAAg CAAGGACAGGACCGGCCACATTCCTTTCCGAGATTCAAAGCTTACACGGATATTACAGCCATCATTGGGTGGCAACGGTAGAACTGCCATCATCTGTACAATTTGCCCTGCACGAAGTCATGTTGATCAAACAAGGAATACTCTACTGTTTGCAAGTTGTGCCAAGGAAGTAACTACAAATGCCCAAGCGAATATCGTCATGTCCGATAAAACATTAGTGAAGCATTTGCAGAGGGAGTTGGCTAGATTGGAAAGTGAGTTAAGATATCCCAGAGCTTGCATATTCCCTTCAGATTACGAAGCATTACTGCAAGAGAAGGACCATCAAATACAACAG CTGGAGAAGGAGATAAAGGACTTAATTTTGCAACGCGACATTGCTCAGAGTCAAGTCAAAGATCTGTTGAAGCTTCTTGGGGATGATGTAATACAG GTTGATTTCGGACACTATCCAAATTTACGTGTGAAGAGATCACCAGATTATCAAAGCCCAATGCAACAGATTTCCATTTTGAGAGACACTCGTTATGTAGATGTTGGTGTTAGAGCACGTTCAATTGGACATAGCAG GGAAGTTCGTTGCGTCGAAACAGATGATTCGAGTATGAAGGGAACACAAGTATTCAATTGTTCACTTCCTGAAGAAAATGGTGGCTTTCCAGCTTTACTAAACATTATAAATGGAGAGAGAACAAATCACGGAACAATATCACATCTTGAAAATGGACACAGAAGATCAGTGACATCTCCATACAAGGAAAATGGGGAGTcgaaatcatcatattttaaagAAGACAGAGAAACGGTGTCATCATCATTTTTCGAGGAAGGTAGGAAGTCCAATAGAGATACAATGTCATTTCCCTTGGGGGTTAAGCAAGACCTTGAATCACCAAAGTTCAAGGACAACAAAAAGGCCGTGCCATTGCTTttaaatgaagagaaaaaatcaGTTTGTGTTCATTCCTCAAATGCTCCTCCAGAAAAATTATCCTCATCGTGTGATCTTAAGGATGATTTATCATGCAATAGAAATTGGAAGTTATGTAAAAGTACAAGTTGCAAAGCTAGCATAATTACTGATCGATATTCTCCATGCTCAGAGGAATCCAAAAGAGCTGATGTTAATTGTTCTTCAAGAAATGGTTCCACTAATATTGAACTTGAAGTTCCAAAAAGAAAACCTTTAACCGATGAGGAGATCAACAACGCTGATGCCGCATGCAATGCAAGGACGAAGAAAATGGATGAGCTTCAGCATAAAACTGGTGTCAAAGATTGTCCG GCTCAGGAGGCTGAACCAGAACATGATACATCTTCAAAGAGCGTGAGAGACGCTGAGCCAGCAGAAGATGATTACAAAAGTCGTTACAGTTGGCCCTCCGAATTCAAGAGACTTCAAAAAGAGATTATTGAACTTTGGCATGCTTGTAATGTATCTTTGGCACACAGATCATACTTCTTCCTTCTCTTCCAAGGTGATTCAACAGATGCTATATATATGGAGGTTGAAATTAGAAGATTAACCTCCCTCAAGGACGCATTTTCACGTGGTGAGAAAACCGTTGCCAGTGGTAGGACTTTGTCACTCGAGGGAAG CAAGAAAGATATTAGAGACGAGAGACGGATACTGAGCAAGCAAATGGAGAAAAAGTTAAGCGAAGCAGAACGAGAAGGGCTATACGTTAAGTGGGGAATTTTGATCAATAGCAAAAGAAGAAGGTTACAGTTGGCTGAGAAATTGTGGAGTAAAACAGATGATTTGAACCACATTGCAGATAGTGCCTACTTGGTAGCAAAGCTGGCTGGCTTCATGGAACCAGGAAAAGGTCCTAAAGAGATGTTTGGACTTGATTTTCCAGGATCAAATACAAGTTACAGTTTTAAAACAGGCCTCAAATCTCTTTTGTAA
- the LOC107009609 gene encoding kinesin-like protein KIN-7E isoform X1 has product MEDREESIYVSARLRTLNEKERNDVADWECVNDTTIIYNNVNSSPMYPSVYTFDRVFSSDCSTRQVYEEAAKEVALSVVKGFNSSVLAYGQTSSGKTYTMTGITEYAIADIYEYVHKHTERDFVLKFSAMEIYNESVRDLLSEDNTPLRLLDDPERGTVIEKLTEETLRDWNHVIHLLSICEAQRQIGETSLNETSSRSHQIIRLTIESSAGENIGRDNDLSTLLATVNFVDLAGSERASQSLSAGTRLKEGCHINRSLLTLGTVIRKLSKDRTGHIPFRDSKLTRILQPSLGGNGRTAIICTICPARSHVDQTRNTLLFASCAKEVTTNAQANIVMSDKTLVKHLQRELARLESELRYPRACIFPSDYEALLQEKDHQIQQLEKEIKDLILQRDIAQSQVKDLLKLLGDDVIQVDFGHYPNLRVKRSPDYQSPMQQISILRDTRYVDVGVRARSIGHSRCNSDDQFIHMPEFDETIFRNNAFPMLLVGSSNNSRTDSCQGWDETEKQSNETSDDLCREVRCVETDDSSMKGTQVFNCSLPEENGGFPALLNIINGERTNHGTISHLENGHRRSVTSPYKENGESKSSYFKEDRETVSSSFFEEGRKSNRDTMSFPLGVKQDLESPKFKDNKKAVPLLLNEEKKSVCVHSSNAPPEKLSSSCDLKDDLSCNRNWKLCKSTSCKASIITDRYSPCSEESKRADVNCSSRNGSTNIELEVPKRKPLTDEEINNADAACNARTKKMDELQHKTGVKDCPAQEAEPEHDTSSKSVRDAEPAEDDYKSRYSWPSEFKRLQKEIIELWHACNVSLAHRSYFFLLFQGDSTDAIYMEVEIRRLTSLKDAFSRGEKTVASGRTLSLEGSKKDIRDERRILSKQMEKKLSEAEREGLYVKWGILINSKRRRLQLAEKLWSKTDDLNHIADSAYLVAKLAGFMEPGKGPKEMFGLDFPGSNTSYSFKTGLKSLL; this is encoded by the exons atggaggaTCGTGAAGAAAGTATTTATGTATCGGCGAGGTTAAGGACATTgaatgaaaaagagagaaatgaTGTTGCAGATTGGGAATGTGTGAATGATACAACTATTATCTACAACAATGTTAACTCTTCACCAATGTATCCTTCTGTATATACCTTTG aCAGGGTATTTAGCAGTGATTGTTCGACAAGACAGGTGTATGAAGAAGCAGCTAAAGAAGTTGCTCTTTCGGTTGTTAAAGGATTCAATT CAAGTGTTCTCGCCTATGGACAAACAAGCAGTGGAAAGACATATACTATGACTGGAATAACTGAATATGCTATTGCAGATATCTACGAGTACGTGCACAAG CACACAGAAAGAGACTTTGTTTTGAAGTTTTCTGCTATGGAGATATACAATGAATCTGTCCGAGATCTCCTTAGTGAAGATAACACTCCACTCCGACTTCTAGATGATCCAGAG AGAGGGACTGTTATTGAGAAACTCACCGAGGAAACATTGAGGGACTGGAACCATGTGATTCATCTCCTTTCTATTTGTGAAG CTCAGAGACAGATTGGGGAGACTTCCTTGAACGAAACAAGCTCTAGATCTCACCAAATCATCAGACTG ACAATTGAAAGTTCTGCTGGTGAGAACATAGGCAGGGACAACGATTTGAGTACCCTTTTAGCTACTGTG AATTTTGTCGATTTGGCTGGAAGTGAGCGGGCATCTCAGTCATTGTCAGCTGGTACAAGGCTGAAAGAAGGCTGTCACATAAACCGCAGTTTACTGACCCTTGGCACTGTTATTCGTAAGCTAAg CAAGGACAGGACCGGCCACATTCCTTTCCGAGATTCAAAGCTTACACGGATATTACAGCCATCATTGGGTGGCAACGGTAGAACTGCCATCATCTGTACAATTTGCCCTGCACGAAGTCATGTTGATCAAACAAGGAATACTCTACTGTTTGCAAGTTGTGCCAAGGAAGTAACTACAAATGCCCAAGCGAATATCGTCATGTCCGATAAAACATTAGTGAAGCATTTGCAGAGGGAGTTGGCTAGATTGGAAAGTGAGTTAAGATATCCCAGAGCTTGCATATTCCCTTCAGATTACGAAGCATTACTGCAAGAGAAGGACCATCAAATACAACAG CTGGAGAAGGAGATAAAGGACTTAATTTTGCAACGCGACATTGCTCAGAGTCAAGTCAAAGATCTGTTGAAGCTTCTTGGGGATGATGTAATACAG GTTGATTTCGGACACTATCCAAATTTACGTGTGAAGAGATCACCAGATTATCAAAGCCCAATGCAACAGATTTCCATTTTGAGAGACACTCGTTATGTAGATGTTGGTGTTAGAGCACGTTCAATTGGACATAGCAGGTGTAACTCTGACGATCAGTTTATACACATGCCAGAATTTGACGAAACCATCTTTCGCAACAATGCATTTCCAATGCTATTAGTTGGCAGTTCAAATAATAGCAGAACTGATTCATGTCAGGGATGGGATGAAACTGAAAAACAAAGTAATGAGACTTCTGACGATCTATGCAGGGAAGTTCGTTGCGTCGAAACAGATGATTCGAGTATGAAGGGAACACAAGTATTCAATTGTTCACTTCCTGAAGAAAATGGTGGCTTTCCAGCTTTACTAAACATTATAAATGGAGAGAGAACAAATCACGGAACAATATCACATCTTGAAAATGGACACAGAAGATCAGTGACATCTCCATACAAGGAAAATGGGGAGTcgaaatcatcatattttaaagAAGACAGAGAAACGGTGTCATCATCATTTTTCGAGGAAGGTAGGAAGTCCAATAGAGATACAATGTCATTTCCCTTGGGGGTTAAGCAAGACCTTGAATCACCAAAGTTCAAGGACAACAAAAAGGCCGTGCCATTGCTTttaaatgaagagaaaaaatcaGTTTGTGTTCATTCCTCAAATGCTCCTCCAGAAAAATTATCCTCATCGTGTGATCTTAAGGATGATTTATCATGCAATAGAAATTGGAAGTTATGTAAAAGTACAAGTTGCAAAGCTAGCATAATTACTGATCGATATTCTCCATGCTCAGAGGAATCCAAAAGAGCTGATGTTAATTGTTCTTCAAGAAATGGTTCCACTAATATTGAACTTGAAGTTCCAAAAAGAAAACCTTTAACCGATGAGGAGATCAACAACGCTGATGCCGCATGCAATGCAAGGACGAAGAAAATGGATGAGCTTCAGCATAAAACTGGTGTCAAAGATTGTCCG GCTCAGGAGGCTGAACCAGAACATGATACATCTTCAAAGAGCGTGAGAGACGCTGAGCCAGCAGAAGATGATTACAAAAGTCGTTACAGTTGGCCCTCCGAATTCAAGAGACTTCAAAAAGAGATTATTGAACTTTGGCATGCTTGTAATGTATCTTTGGCACACAGATCATACTTCTTCCTTCTCTTCCAAGGTGATTCAACAGATGCTATATATATGGAGGTTGAAATTAGAAGATTAACCTCCCTCAAGGACGCATTTTCACGTGGTGAGAAAACCGTTGCCAGTGGTAGGACTTTGTCACTCGAGGGAAG CAAGAAAGATATTAGAGACGAGAGACGGATACTGAGCAAGCAAATGGAGAAAAAGTTAAGCGAAGCAGAACGAGAAGGGCTATACGTTAAGTGGGGAATTTTGATCAATAGCAAAAGAAGAAGGTTACAGTTGGCTGAGAAATTGTGGAGTAAAACAGATGATTTGAACCACATTGCAGATAGTGCCTACTTGGTAGCAAAGCTGGCTGGCTTCATGGAACCAGGAAAAGGTCCTAAAGAGATGTTTGGACTTGATTTTCCAGGATCAAATACAAGTTACAGTTTTAAAACAGGCCTCAAATCTCTTTTGTAA
- the LOC107009609 gene encoding kinesin-like protein KIN-7E isoform X3: protein MTGITEYAIADIYEYVHKHTERDFVLKFSAMEIYNESVRDLLSEDNTPLRLLDDPERGTVIEKLTEETLRDWNHVIHLLSICEAQRQIGETSLNETSSRSHQIIRLTIESSAGENIGRDNDLSTLLATVNFVDLAGSERASQSLSAGTRLKEGCHINRSLLTLGTVIRKLSKDRTGHIPFRDSKLTRILQPSLGGNGRTAIICTICPARSHVDQTRNTLLFASCAKEVTTNAQANIVMSDKTLVKHLQRELARLESELRYPRACIFPSDYEALLQEKDHQIQQLEKEIKDLILQRDIAQSQVKDLLKLLGDDVIQVDFGHYPNLRVKRSPDYQSPMQQISILRDTRYVDVGVRARSIGHSRCNSDDQFIHMPEFDETIFRNNAFPMLLVGSSNNSRTDSCQGWDETEKQSNETSDDLCREVRCVETDDSSMKGTQVFNCSLPEENGGFPALLNIINGERTNHGTISHLENGHRRSVTSPYKENGESKSSYFKEDRETVSSSFFEEGRKSNRDTMSFPLGVKQDLESPKFKDNKKAVPLLLNEEKKSVCVHSSNAPPEKLSSSCDLKDDLSCNRNWKLCKSTSCKASIITDRYSPCSEESKRADVNCSSRNGSTNIELEVPKRKPLTDEEINNADAACNARTKKMDELQHKTGVKDCPAQEAEPEHDTSSKSVRDAEPAEDDYKSRYSWPSEFKRLQKEIIELWHACNVSLAHRSYFFLLFQGDSTDAIYMEVEIRRLTSLKDAFSRGEKTVASGRTLSLEGSKKDIRDERRILSKQMEKKLSEAEREGLYVKWGILINSKRRRLQLAEKLWSKTDDLNHIADSAYLVAKLAGFMEPGKGPKEMFGLDFPGSNTSYSFKTGLKSLL, encoded by the exons ATGACTGGAATAACTGAATATGCTATTGCAGATATCTACGAGTACGTGCACAAG CACACAGAAAGAGACTTTGTTTTGAAGTTTTCTGCTATGGAGATATACAATGAATCTGTCCGAGATCTCCTTAGTGAAGATAACACTCCACTCCGACTTCTAGATGATCCAGAG AGAGGGACTGTTATTGAGAAACTCACCGAGGAAACATTGAGGGACTGGAACCATGTGATTCATCTCCTTTCTATTTGTGAAG CTCAGAGACAGATTGGGGAGACTTCCTTGAACGAAACAAGCTCTAGATCTCACCAAATCATCAGACTG ACAATTGAAAGTTCTGCTGGTGAGAACATAGGCAGGGACAACGATTTGAGTACCCTTTTAGCTACTGTG AATTTTGTCGATTTGGCTGGAAGTGAGCGGGCATCTCAGTCATTGTCAGCTGGTACAAGGCTGAAAGAAGGCTGTCACATAAACCGCAGTTTACTGACCCTTGGCACTGTTATTCGTAAGCTAAg CAAGGACAGGACCGGCCACATTCCTTTCCGAGATTCAAAGCTTACACGGATATTACAGCCATCATTGGGTGGCAACGGTAGAACTGCCATCATCTGTACAATTTGCCCTGCACGAAGTCATGTTGATCAAACAAGGAATACTCTACTGTTTGCAAGTTGTGCCAAGGAAGTAACTACAAATGCCCAAGCGAATATCGTCATGTCCGATAAAACATTAGTGAAGCATTTGCAGAGGGAGTTGGCTAGATTGGAAAGTGAGTTAAGATATCCCAGAGCTTGCATATTCCCTTCAGATTACGAAGCATTACTGCAAGAGAAGGACCATCAAATACAACAG CTGGAGAAGGAGATAAAGGACTTAATTTTGCAACGCGACATTGCTCAGAGTCAAGTCAAAGATCTGTTGAAGCTTCTTGGGGATGATGTAATACAG GTTGATTTCGGACACTATCCAAATTTACGTGTGAAGAGATCACCAGATTATCAAAGCCCAATGCAACAGATTTCCATTTTGAGAGACACTCGTTATGTAGATGTTGGTGTTAGAGCACGTTCAATTGGACATAGCAGGTGTAACTCTGACGATCAGTTTATACACATGCCAGAATTTGACGAAACCATCTTTCGCAACAATGCATTTCCAATGCTATTAGTTGGCAGTTCAAATAATAGCAGAACTGATTCATGTCAGGGATGGGATGAAACTGAAAAACAAAGTAATGAGACTTCTGACGATCTATGCAGGGAAGTTCGTTGCGTCGAAACAGATGATTCGAGTATGAAGGGAACACAAGTATTCAATTGTTCACTTCCTGAAGAAAATGGTGGCTTTCCAGCTTTACTAAACATTATAAATGGAGAGAGAACAAATCACGGAACAATATCACATCTTGAAAATGGACACAGAAGATCAGTGACATCTCCATACAAGGAAAATGGGGAGTcgaaatcatcatattttaaagAAGACAGAGAAACGGTGTCATCATCATTTTTCGAGGAAGGTAGGAAGTCCAATAGAGATACAATGTCATTTCCCTTGGGGGTTAAGCAAGACCTTGAATCACCAAAGTTCAAGGACAACAAAAAGGCCGTGCCATTGCTTttaaatgaagagaaaaaatcaGTTTGTGTTCATTCCTCAAATGCTCCTCCAGAAAAATTATCCTCATCGTGTGATCTTAAGGATGATTTATCATGCAATAGAAATTGGAAGTTATGTAAAAGTACAAGTTGCAAAGCTAGCATAATTACTGATCGATATTCTCCATGCTCAGAGGAATCCAAAAGAGCTGATGTTAATTGTTCTTCAAGAAATGGTTCCACTAATATTGAACTTGAAGTTCCAAAAAGAAAACCTTTAACCGATGAGGAGATCAACAACGCTGATGCCGCATGCAATGCAAGGACGAAGAAAATGGATGAGCTTCAGCATAAAACTGGTGTCAAAGATTGTCCG GCTCAGGAGGCTGAACCAGAACATGATACATCTTCAAAGAGCGTGAGAGACGCTGAGCCAGCAGAAGATGATTACAAAAGTCGTTACAGTTGGCCCTCCGAATTCAAGAGACTTCAAAAAGAGATTATTGAACTTTGGCATGCTTGTAATGTATCTTTGGCACACAGATCATACTTCTTCCTTCTCTTCCAAGGTGATTCAACAGATGCTATATATATGGAGGTTGAAATTAGAAGATTAACCTCCCTCAAGGACGCATTTTCACGTGGTGAGAAAACCGTTGCCAGTGGTAGGACTTTGTCACTCGAGGGAAG CAAGAAAGATATTAGAGACGAGAGACGGATACTGAGCAAGCAAATGGAGAAAAAGTTAAGCGAAGCAGAACGAGAAGGGCTATACGTTAAGTGGGGAATTTTGATCAATAGCAAAAGAAGAAGGTTACAGTTGGCTGAGAAATTGTGGAGTAAAACAGATGATTTGAACCACATTGCAGATAGTGCCTACTTGGTAGCAAAGCTGGCTGGCTTCATGGAACCAGGAAAAGGTCCTAAAGAGATGTTTGGACTTGATTTTCCAGGATCAAATACAAGTTACAGTTTTAAAACAGGCCTCAAATCTCTTTTGTAA
- the LOC107009609 gene encoding kinesin-like protein KIN-7E isoform X4 yields MEIYNESVRDLLSEDNTPLRLLDDPERGTVIEKLTEETLRDWNHVIHLLSICEAQRQIGETSLNETSSRSHQIIRLTIESSAGENIGRDNDLSTLLATVNFVDLAGSERASQSLSAGTRLKEGCHINRSLLTLGTVIRKLSKDRTGHIPFRDSKLTRILQPSLGGNGRTAIICTICPARSHVDQTRNTLLFASCAKEVTTNAQANIVMSDKTLVKHLQRELARLESELRYPRACIFPSDYEALLQEKDHQIQQLEKEIKDLILQRDIAQSQVKDLLKLLGDDVIQVDFGHYPNLRVKRSPDYQSPMQQISILRDTRYVDVGVRARSIGHSRCNSDDQFIHMPEFDETIFRNNAFPMLLVGSSNNSRTDSCQGWDETEKQSNETSDDLCREVRCVETDDSSMKGTQVFNCSLPEENGGFPALLNIINGERTNHGTISHLENGHRRSVTSPYKENGESKSSYFKEDRETVSSSFFEEGRKSNRDTMSFPLGVKQDLESPKFKDNKKAVPLLLNEEKKSVCVHSSNAPPEKLSSSCDLKDDLSCNRNWKLCKSTSCKASIITDRYSPCSEESKRADVNCSSRNGSTNIELEVPKRKPLTDEEINNADAACNARTKKMDELQHKTGVKDCPAQEAEPEHDTSSKSVRDAEPAEDDYKSRYSWPSEFKRLQKEIIELWHACNVSLAHRSYFFLLFQGDSTDAIYMEVEIRRLTSLKDAFSRGEKTVASGRTLSLEGSKKDIRDERRILSKQMEKKLSEAEREGLYVKWGILINSKRRRLQLAEKLWSKTDDLNHIADSAYLVAKLAGFMEPGKGPKEMFGLDFPGSNTSYSFKTGLKSLL; encoded by the exons ATGGAGATATACAATGAATCTGTCCGAGATCTCCTTAGTGAAGATAACACTCCACTCCGACTTCTAGATGATCCAGAG AGAGGGACTGTTATTGAGAAACTCACCGAGGAAACATTGAGGGACTGGAACCATGTGATTCATCTCCTTTCTATTTGTGAAG CTCAGAGACAGATTGGGGAGACTTCCTTGAACGAAACAAGCTCTAGATCTCACCAAATCATCAGACTG ACAATTGAAAGTTCTGCTGGTGAGAACATAGGCAGGGACAACGATTTGAGTACCCTTTTAGCTACTGTG AATTTTGTCGATTTGGCTGGAAGTGAGCGGGCATCTCAGTCATTGTCAGCTGGTACAAGGCTGAAAGAAGGCTGTCACATAAACCGCAGTTTACTGACCCTTGGCACTGTTATTCGTAAGCTAAg CAAGGACAGGACCGGCCACATTCCTTTCCGAGATTCAAAGCTTACACGGATATTACAGCCATCATTGGGTGGCAACGGTAGAACTGCCATCATCTGTACAATTTGCCCTGCACGAAGTCATGTTGATCAAACAAGGAATACTCTACTGTTTGCAAGTTGTGCCAAGGAAGTAACTACAAATGCCCAAGCGAATATCGTCATGTCCGATAAAACATTAGTGAAGCATTTGCAGAGGGAGTTGGCTAGATTGGAAAGTGAGTTAAGATATCCCAGAGCTTGCATATTCCCTTCAGATTACGAAGCATTACTGCAAGAGAAGGACCATCAAATACAACAG CTGGAGAAGGAGATAAAGGACTTAATTTTGCAACGCGACATTGCTCAGAGTCAAGTCAAAGATCTGTTGAAGCTTCTTGGGGATGATGTAATACAG GTTGATTTCGGACACTATCCAAATTTACGTGTGAAGAGATCACCAGATTATCAAAGCCCAATGCAACAGATTTCCATTTTGAGAGACACTCGTTATGTAGATGTTGGTGTTAGAGCACGTTCAATTGGACATAGCAGGTGTAACTCTGACGATCAGTTTATACACATGCCAGAATTTGACGAAACCATCTTTCGCAACAATGCATTTCCAATGCTATTAGTTGGCAGTTCAAATAATAGCAGAACTGATTCATGTCAGGGATGGGATGAAACTGAAAAACAAAGTAATGAGACTTCTGACGATCTATGCAGGGAAGTTCGTTGCGTCGAAACAGATGATTCGAGTATGAAGGGAACACAAGTATTCAATTGTTCACTTCCTGAAGAAAATGGTGGCTTTCCAGCTTTACTAAACATTATAAATGGAGAGAGAACAAATCACGGAACAATATCACATCTTGAAAATGGACACAGAAGATCAGTGACATCTCCATACAAGGAAAATGGGGAGTcgaaatcatcatattttaaagAAGACAGAGAAACGGTGTCATCATCATTTTTCGAGGAAGGTAGGAAGTCCAATAGAGATACAATGTCATTTCCCTTGGGGGTTAAGCAAGACCTTGAATCACCAAAGTTCAAGGACAACAAAAAGGCCGTGCCATTGCTTttaaatgaagagaaaaaatcaGTTTGTGTTCATTCCTCAAATGCTCCTCCAGAAAAATTATCCTCATCGTGTGATCTTAAGGATGATTTATCATGCAATAGAAATTGGAAGTTATGTAAAAGTACAAGTTGCAAAGCTAGCATAATTACTGATCGATATTCTCCATGCTCAGAGGAATCCAAAAGAGCTGATGTTAATTGTTCTTCAAGAAATGGTTCCACTAATATTGAACTTGAAGTTCCAAAAAGAAAACCTTTAACCGATGAGGAGATCAACAACGCTGATGCCGCATGCAATGCAAGGACGAAGAAAATGGATGAGCTTCAGCATAAAACTGGTGTCAAAGATTGTCCG GCTCAGGAGGCTGAACCAGAACATGATACATCTTCAAAGAGCGTGAGAGACGCTGAGCCAGCAGAAGATGATTACAAAAGTCGTTACAGTTGGCCCTCCGAATTCAAGAGACTTCAAAAAGAGATTATTGAACTTTGGCATGCTTGTAATGTATCTTTGGCACACAGATCATACTTCTTCCTTCTCTTCCAAGGTGATTCAACAGATGCTATATATATGGAGGTTGAAATTAGAAGATTAACCTCCCTCAAGGACGCATTTTCACGTGGTGAGAAAACCGTTGCCAGTGGTAGGACTTTGTCACTCGAGGGAAG CAAGAAAGATATTAGAGACGAGAGACGGATACTGAGCAAGCAAATGGAGAAAAAGTTAAGCGAAGCAGAACGAGAAGGGCTATACGTTAAGTGGGGAATTTTGATCAATAGCAAAAGAAGAAGGTTACAGTTGGCTGAGAAATTGTGGAGTAAAACAGATGATTTGAACCACATTGCAGATAGTGCCTACTTGGTAGCAAAGCTGGCTGGCTTCATGGAACCAGGAAAAGGTCCTAAAGAGATGTTTGGACTTGATTTTCCAGGATCAAATACAAGTTACAGTTTTAAAACAGGCCTCAAATCTCTTTTGTAA